One Rhizoctonia solani chromosome 3, complete sequence genomic region harbors:
- a CDS encoding cytochrome P450 family protein — MFPDYPKQKLGDPHAGFRPYADAGSTVLATIPLETLKPAIWFSNAEACRQILDLHETRFRKDMKGYELLLFLGPNVVASEGALWKKHRRAVRASFSEKAYGLVWDESGRTLDEWFDTIQNSEEPEVEVDTVASLSKVTLNIISSVGFGEHFPWNNPKQTESNRLPLSTSVVEAVPLTVLRALLPSWAYRLPFQSFAKTKLAFEEMERNFAEIIKATSTDALDGSHKRGAEQGDILRGLIQANETANDEQRLSDREVLADIYILLLAGHDSTSHTVAFITAIFALYPDIHARVRKEADDIWPGAHTDPTKRKRSVYKDDFPRLAYTQAVFHEALRHFPPVSVFPRIVGEDTILPGTKRGTSKSTDYEFNESFDVPLSIGDLVVPDVYALHMNPHYWGASAADFDPTRFLIPDWPKHAFMPFASGPRACLGRGFATAEAARIIATLAQDWDLRCTNDLMNIPWEARKERLLQWRQEVTMTPVDIKLMFKKRTGDM, encoded by the exons ATGTTTCCGGACTACCCAAAGCAGAAACTAGGAGACCCACATGCAGGCTTCCGTCCATACGCCGATGCAGGCTCAACGGTGCTGGCTACCATTCCTCTGGAGACACTCAAACCTGCCATCTGGTTTTCTAATGCCGAAGCTTGTCGCCAGATTCTGGACTTGCACGAGACACGGTTTCGGAAAGATATGAAAGGA TATGAACTACTATTATTTCTGGGACCAAACGTTGTCGCTAGCGAGGGAGCGCTTTGGAAAAAGCACCGACGAGCTGTCAGGGCGTCATTCAGTGAG AAAGCGTACGGATTGGTATGGGATGAGTCGGGGCGCACGCTTGACGAGTGGTTTGACACGATTCAGAACTCCGAAGAGCCTGAAGTCGAGGTTGATACAGTCGCCTCTCTGAGCAAG GTTACACTGAATATAATCTCATCTGTTGGGTTTGGAGAACACTTTCCATGGAACAACCCAAAGCAAACTGAATCGAATCGACTCCCTCTATCAACTTCAGTTGTTGAGGCGGTTCCCTTGACAGTTTTGCGTGCGTTGCTTCCTAGCTGGGCATATCGTCTTCCGTTTCAGTCTTTTGCGAAAACGAAGTTGGCTTTTGAGGAGATGGAGCGGAATTTTGCTGAAATAATCAAAGCTACAAGCACTGATGCATTGGATGGTTCTCATAAAAGGGGAGCTGAGCAAGGGGATATACTTCGGGGGTTGATACAAGCCAACGAAACGGCGAATGATGAACAGAGACTTTCCGACCGTGAAGTCCTGGCAGATATATAC ATTCTCTTGCTCGCTGGACATG ACAGCACATCGCATACAGTCGCATTCATTACCGCGATATTTGCACTCTATCCCGATATTCATGCTCGGGTGCGCAAGGAAGCCGACGATATTTGGCCAGGTGCACACACCGACCCCACAAAGAGGAAACGCTCAGTATACAAGGATGATTTTCCCCGTTTG GCCTACACTCAGGCAGTTTTTCACGAAGCCCTTCGCCATTTTCCACCGGTATCGGTATTTCCCCGTATAGTTGGCGAGGACACGATTTTACCTGGGACCAAGCGTGGCACCTCCAAGTCAACAGACTATGAATTCAATGAATCGTTTGATGTCCCCCTATCAATAGGTGACCTCGTGGTCCCAGATGTTTATGCTCTCCATATGAATC CTCACTACTGGGGTGCTAGTGCAGCAGACTTTGATCCGACGCGGTTCCTCATTCCGGATTGGCCAAAGCACGCATTTATGCCTTTTGCAAGTGGTCCACGAGCGTGTCTAGGGCGCGGGTTCGCAACAGCCGAAGCAGCACGCATTATCGCCACACTTGCGCAAGATTGGGACTTACGGTGTACAAACGACTTGATGAATATCCCATGGGAAGCCCGTAAAGAGCGACTACTACAATGGCGACAGGAAGTTACTATGACTCCAGTCGATATCAAGCTCATGTTCAAGAAACGGACTGGAGATATGTAG
- a CDS encoding amino acid permease — protein sequence MEWQLAKPQRSYCNHQLTTMSKVSKRGNSKDREIKEAVKALSAAAKSLALASDALSRLYDTDEEDTSTTETDRNSVGQAVPTSSLEPHVSIAGYEDSDDEYMSLAREAISSAATAMGKAPEAPSSIGENKNAWSEMQNNLGSFEASKGDTESEAGRMANEALFSDDKFPPGPKYSDSSVSSSQLFFNNSGVDNLTISNLDRAPMPPKSWAHLLRPKSIYSGISEASTSITQQVGSSLSIYTIASDDPKSCTEVLFPNLKRRWVTPTGLQHKALQPLRAGSDILLLHSNSKSHVSAILAHCIQSMKRDRSSSSSIGVISVLIIVPQQTTGRLFLQHANELLSDFSLPHKAMLLPGGGSDVATEAERMSTERIDILISSPRVFINHVNSNSNLPNHLSRIRFVIYAGAHELTKSDVFLGFQFNLIKKRMQTRAKSPRQIIIVSSYINEHVQTLASRGLHPGYVSIHGTDSDDDLQSDTTLTDAGPSRLTPSMSDPNASPPSYPDTEKSSGHDVEKNVGDGVQTSAVVVGGLDPNSAEGAVQRRLKARHLAMIALGGTIGTGLFVGSGGALANGGPVGTLLGYIIMGFVVYCMMIALGEMATLFPVAGGFTHYATRFIDPAVGFALGYNYWYSYAITLPTELTASAIVIQYWNTTINVSVWITILYVLILIINFMGVRWYGEFEFWFSAIKITTIVGLIILGICLDCGAGPASTGYIGFRYWKDPGPFNQITINNGEGVIPGSWGRFLAFWNVFVQAAFSFLGTEIIAVTVGEAENPRRNVPKAIRRVFWRILLFYVLGIFIIGLLVPYNSDELLNNSGSDASASPFVIAIKTAGIKGLPSVINAVILISAWSAGNSDLYASSRTLYALALEHKAPAFLRRCTKGGLPVWTVIITGLFGLLAYLNAGSQTAVTVFNWLYNISSITGLITWFIILVSYLRMYYGLKKQGISRDDFPYKAPFQPYASWFGAIFVFLVLLFNGFTVFLRGNWDVTVFLAAYICIPIFVVFYLYWKIAKRTKWVRLEDIDFVTGRRELDEVAEQEEARYQAPKGFWQKLWDWMF from the exons TGTCTCTATTGCTGGTTATGAAGATAGCGATGACGAATATATGTCATTGGCGCGTGAAGCCATCTCATCTGCCGCCACAGCTATGGGCAAGGCGCCAGAAGCGCCATCTTCTATCGGAG AAAACAAAAATGCATGGTCAGAAATGCAAAATAACCTAGGCTCCTTTGAGGCTAGCAAAGGCGACACAGAGTCTGAAGCCGGACGAATGGCCAATGAAGCACTTTTCTCTGATGATAAGTTCCCCCCAGGGCCAAAATATAGCGATTCATCCGTGTCAAGCTCTCAGCTATTTTTCAATAACTCAGGCGTGGATAACTTGACGATATCGAATCTCGATAGGGCCCCCATGCCACCGAAATCTTGGGCACATCTGCTCAGACCGAAGTCTATATACTCTGGAATATCAGAAGCGAGCACATCCATAACACAGCAAGTCGGCTCTTCATTAAGTATTTA CACCATAGCTAGTGATGATCCCAAATCATGCACGGAGGTCCTGTTTCCTAATCTCAAGCGTCGTTGGGTGACCCCGACAGGACTACAACACAAGGCGTTACAGCCACTACGCGCCGGCTCGGACAT CCTTTTGTTACATTCCAATTCGAAATCTCATGTATCTGCCATCTTAGCGCATTGCATACAATCAATGAAGAGGGACAGGTCTTCCTCCAGTTCTATAGGCGTCATTTCAGTGCTTATAATTGTACCTCAACAAACTACCGGCCGATTGTTCCTTCAGCACGCAAACGAATTGTTAAGTGACTTCAGTCTTCCCCACAAAGCTATGC TACTCCCAGGCGGTGGTAGCGATGTGGCTACAGAGGCCGAAAGGATGTCTACCGAGAGAATCGATATCCTTATAAGC TCACCTCGAGTATTCATCAACCACGTAAACAGTAACTCAAATCTTCCAAACCACCTCTCTAGAATACGATTTGTCATTTATGCTGGAGCTCATGAACTCACGAAGAGTGACGTATTTCTGGGATTTCAGTTCAACCTGATCAAGAAACGTATGCAAACTAGGGCCAAGTCGCCTAG GCAAATTATCATTGTGTCTTCATACATAAATGAGCATGTTCAAACT CTTGCAAGCCGTGGTTTGCACCCTGGATACGTGAGCATCCATGGAACCGACTCCGACGACGATCTTCAATCGGATA CTACCCTCACTGACGCAGGTCCCTCGCGCCTCACACCCAGCATGAGCGACCCTAATGCTTCACCGCCATCATACCCAGACACTGAAAAATCGAGTGGTCATGATGTCGAGAAGAATGTAGGCGATGGTGTTCAGACATCCGCAGTCGTGGTCGGTGGGCTTG ACCCAAATTCGGCCGAAGGTGCAGTACAGCGCCGACTCAAGGCTCGCCACTTGGCCATGATTGCTCTCGGTGGTACCATTGGAACAGGTTTATTTGTTGGTTCTGGAGGTGCGCTCGCCAATGGCGGCCCTGTTGGTACTTTACTTGGATAC ATTATTATGGGTTTTGTCGTGTACTGTATGATGATTGCTCTTGGAGAAATGGCGACTCTATTTCCCGTTGCTGGGGGCTTCACACACTATGCCACACGCT TTATCGATCCAGCGGTAGGATTTGCGCTCGGTTACAATTATTGGTATTCGTACGCGATTACTCTTCCCACGGAGCTCACAGCGTCTGCCATCGTCATTCAATACTGGAACACAACGATTAATGTCTCCGTCTGGATTACAATACTTTACGTTCTCATCCTCATTATCAACTTTATGGGCGTTCGCTGGTACGGCGAGTTCGAATTCTGGTTTTCAGCCATCAAGATCACCACAATCGTTGGTCTCATTATTCTTGGCATTTGTCTTGACTGCGGCGCCGGTCCAGCAAGCACGGGGTACATCGGATTCAGATACTGGAAGGATCCGGGTCCCTTCAACCAAATCACTATCAATAATGGGGAAGGTGTTATTCCTGGATCATGGGGGC GTTTCTTGGCGTTCTGGAATGTCTTCGTGCAAGCTGCATTCTCTTTCCTCGGTACGGAAATTATCGCGGTCACCGTTGGAGAGGCAGAGAATCCACGCCGCAATGTGCCTAAAGCGATTCGTCGCGTGTTCTGGCGAATTCTACTCTTCTATGTGTTGGGTATCTTCATCATCGGCCTACTTGTCCCCTATAACTCGGATGAGTTACTAAACAACTCGGGCTCCGATGCGAGTGCAAGTCCGTTTGTCATTGCGATCAAGACCGCAGGAATCAAAGGCTTGCCGAGCGTTATTAACGCGGTCATCTTGATCTCGGCATGGAGCGCTGGAAACTCGGATCTCTATGCTAGCTCCCGTACATTGTATGCGCTTGCTCTTGAACACAAG GCCCCAGCCTTCCTACGTCGCTGCACTAAAGGGGGTCTCCCAGTCTGGACCGTCATTATTACTGGGCTTTTCGGGCTTCTTGCT TACTTGAACGCTGGTTCTCAGACGGCTGTTACCGTCTTCAACTGGCTATACAACATATCTTCGATTACCGGGCTCATTACCTGGTTTATTATCCTCGTCTCCTACTTGCGCATGTACTAcggcctcaagaagcagggAATATCTCGCGACGACTTCCCGTACAAAGCGCCTTTCCAACCGTATGCCTCTTGGTTTGGCGCCATCTTCGTATTCCTCGTTCTTCTCTTCAACGGGTTTACCGTATTCCTTCGCGGCAATTGGGACGTGACCGTCTTCCTCGCTGCTTACATCTGCATCCCTATCTTCGTGGTGTTCTACCTCTACTGGAAGATAGCCAAGCGCACAAAATGGGTTCGTCTCGAGGATATTGATTTTGTTACTGGCCGCCGGGAGCTGGATGAGGTTGCCGAGCAGGAGGAAGCTCGTTACCAGGCACCCAAAGGCTTTTGGCAAAAGCTCTGGGACTGGATGTTCTGA